In Nymphaea colorata isolate Beijing-Zhang1983 chromosome 5, ASM883128v2, whole genome shotgun sequence, one genomic interval encodes:
- the LOC116254844 gene encoding uncharacterized protein LOC116254844, with amino-acid sequence MSGGFFRGTSADQDTRFSNKQAKLLKSQKFAAELEHQVDMTKVKVDVIRPWIANRVTELLGFEDEVLINFIFGLLEGKNVDGKQVQIQLTGFMEKNTGKFMKELWSLLLSAQKNISGVPQQFLDAKEEETKKKKAEADRINLEIQKRKEKDNREMEQGHKKELDGETDDSRAAFRASDATSMHLLTNSSLEDSKVGAHKLQGRERIASSPHGLDQSPTHHRKSSHSPRPRSKSFLNNRSPSRSGSSSERSRLESVSRSPRRRRRSRSVDRRSFSPVHSPHGKHSSRYARSPPRRRPHYPRRRSPSPLPVRRRSQTPIERRSSSPLRRKSPSLLKRRSRSPRYRSPSPVRRRFSPARSPPHRRSPSPSRRRLPLLQSPKYRRSPVRSPRRRHVEVSPVRRNRSRSPYRSHSPPYRSRRSLSRERVAHANGSDPRRYRNEEKSHRAYGRRSPDAHAIERSESKRSGGGYERHGPSVRPLSINLRSPQRDVKLPPDSSHKISTLSPSEEPVRSQLDSPVYDRNKNMNQRSDMVQGDSSRMLHKEQRVRQDSPETSTDEDGVPYQKSPSQKPVQQPARMLEEIEYGPGRLGNTVSHNHALVRQSSSRRYARDNSSPEERLDDAHATPNKFDTKDKNDRKMSRSPADDDFGMEYEKEHTKRSTKIVEHADRIGRYESDAEESADSRYRNLGSKKKKREGDERSPRDDDDNSQSDERKQAKRRRKEEKRLRKEERRRRREERHRRREERHAAKMKSKSGVAISVDIRENDRGADQLDSDDAHENSHQSDAEEAESEQKRLEIELRKKALESLRAKKAVVH; translated from the exons ATGTCGGGCGGTTTCTTTCGA GGCACGTCGGCTGATCAAGACACTCGTTTCTCGAACAAGCAAGCGAAGCTACTCAAGTCCCAGAAATTCGCAGCAGAGTTGGAGCATCAG GTTGATATGACGAAAGTGAAGGTGGATGTTATTAGGCCATGGATTGCGAATCGAGTGACTGAGCTTCTCGGTTTCGAAGATGAAGTTCTTATCAATTTCATATTTGGACTGCTAGAAGGAAAA AATGTGGATGGGAAGCAAGTCCAAATACAATTGACTGGGTTCATGGAGAAAAATACGGGGAAGTTCATGAAGGAGCTATGGAGTTTATTGCTTAGTGCACAGAAGAACATTAGTGGAGTACCTCAGCAATTTTTAGATGCCAAGGAAGAagagacgaagaagaaaaag GCTGAGGCTGATCGTATTAACCTGGAAATTCagaaaaggaaggagaaggatAATAGGGAAATGGAGCAAGGCCATAAGAAGGAACTG GATGGTGAGACTGATGACTCGAGAGCTGCTTTCCGTGCTTCTGATGCTACCTCAATGCATTTGTTGACCAACTCTAGCCTAGAAGACAGCAAAGTAGGGGCACATAAATTGCAAGGAAGAGAAAG GATTGCAAGTTCCCCACATGGTTTGGACCAGTCGCCCACACATCACAG AAAATCTTCACATTCCCCTCGGCCGAGGAGCAAGTCCTTCTTAAATAACAGGAGCCCCTCAAG GTCTGGCTCTTCTAGTGAAAGATCTAGATTGGAAAGTGTGTCAAGATCTCCTAGACGTCGAAGGCGCTCCCGTTCTGTTGATAGGCGCTCTTTTTCTCCAGTACATTCTCCACACGGTAAGCATTCATCACGTTATGCTAGGTCACCGCCTAGACGCAGACCACATTATCCAAGGCGGCGATCACCCTCACCATTGCCAGTAAGACGTAGGTCTCAAACTCCTATTGAGCGTAGATCCTCTTCTCCTCTACGCCGCAAATCGCCATCCCTTCTGAAGAGAAGGTCTCGATCACCAAGATATAGGTCTCCTTCACCTGTGCGAAGGAGATTTTCTCCAGCACGTTCTCCACCTCATCGCAGATCTCCTTCTCCTTCTAGAAGGAGATTGCCTTTGCTTCAATCCCCAAAATACCGCCGATCTCCTGTTCGGTCACCAAGAAGACGCCATGTGGAGGTTTCTCCTGTTCGAAGAAATCG GAGTCGGAGTCCATACAGAAGTCACAGTCCTCCATATAGAAGTCGTAGGAGCTTGAGTAGAGAGCGTGTTGCTCATGCAAATGGTTCAGATCCAAGAAGATATAGAAACGAAGAAAAGAGTCATAG GGCATATGGAAGAAGGTCCCCAGATGCACATGCTATTGAGAGAAGTGAGAGTAAACGCTCTGGTGGAGGATACGAGCGTCATGGTCCTTCAGTGCGGCCACTATCTATTAATTTGAGGTCACCACAACGTGACGTAAAGTTGCCACCTGATTCCTCTCATAAAATCTCCACATTGTCACCTTCAGAAGAGCCAGTTCGCAGTCAGTTGGACTCACCTGTGTATGACAGGAACAAAAATATGAACCAGAGGAG TGATATGGTTCAAGGTGACAGCTCTAGAATGCTTCATAAGGAACAAAGGGTTCGCCAAGACAGTCCAGAGACAAGTACAGATGA GGATGGTGTTCCTTACCAGAAAAGTCCCTCACAGAAGCCGGTGCAGCAACCTGCACGCATGCTTGAAGAAATTGAGTATGGCCCTGGTCGGCTAGGGAACACTGTTTCTCATAATCATGCACTGGTGAGGCAGTCATCTTCAAGACGATATGCTAGAGATAATTCGTCTCCAGAAGAAAGGCTTGATGATGCACATGCCACTCCAAATAAATTTGACACAAAAGACAAGAACGACAGAAAGATGAGCCGATCACCTGCAGATGATGATTTTGGCATGGAGTACGAAAAAGAGCACACCAAACGATCCACAAAGATAGTGGAACACGCTGATAGGATTGGCAGATATGAGTCAGACGCTGAGGAAAGTGCAGATTCTAGGTATCGTAATTTGGgcagcaaaaaaaagaagagggaaggagATGAAAGATCACCTcgtgatgatgatgacaattcACAAAGTGATGAGAGGAAGcaagcaaaaagaagaaggaaggaagaaaaaaggttgCGGAAGGAGGAGAGAAGGCGCAGACGGGAAGAGCGGCATAGGAGGAGGGAAGAGCGACATGCAGCAAAGatgaaatccaaatctggtGTTGCTATTTCCGTTGACATTCGGGAAAATGACAGAGGTGCTGATCAGTTGGACAGTGATGATGCGCATGAAAATTCCCATCAAAGTGATGCAGAGGAAGCTGAATCAGAGCAAAAAAGGTTGGAGATTGAGCTTCGGAAAAAGGCTCTTGAATCATTGCGAGCAAAGAAGGCTGTTGTTCATTAA